The genome window CGCGGAGGGTGTCGAGGGCCGCCCAGTGCGTGGTCGCCTCCAGCCCCTTGAGAAGGCCGGCGGCGCCGAGCAGGAGCGAGCCGGTGCAGGTCGAGGTCGTCCACTGGCTGGTCGTATGCGCCTCGCGGATCCAGTCCAGCAGGGGATTGGGCGTCATGAGCGCGCGCGTGCCGAAGCCGCCCGGCACCATGATGATCTCCGGATGAGGCACGGCCGAGAGGGGCTCGTCAGCCACCAGCGTGACCTGCTTCGTGTCGGTGCGGTACGGGCCGGCCGTGATTCCGACGAAGCGCACGCGGGCGCCGGGAAGGCGCGAGAGCACCTCGTAGGGACCAATGGCATCCAGAGCGGTGAAGCCGTCGAAGAGCGGGATGGCGATGTCCATGGGGGTCTCCTTGGCCTCGTCTCACGAGGTGCCATGCCGAAGCATGCCGCGAACGGGCCGCGGCCGCAATGCCGTTGATACGGCAAATCCCGCCACGTTCTCGCCCAGGCCCGATCCCATCACCCCGCTGGACGCCTGTGGCATCATGAGCTCGTGAGAGCAGGGCGCGGTCGGGTGATTCGAAGCGGCCTCGAGGAGGAGGGTGAACGATGACGGGAAAGCTCGAGAAAAGGGTCGCGGTCAT of Candidatus Methylomirabilota bacterium contains these proteins:
- a CDS encoding DJ-1/PfpI family protein, with protein sequence MDIAIPLFDGFTALDAIGPYEVLSRLPGARVRFVGITAGPYRTDTKQVTLVADEPLSAVPHPEIIMVPGGFGTRALMTPNPLLDWIREAHTTSQWTTSTCTGSLLLGAAGLLKGLEATTHWAALDTLRELGARPTLKRVVVQGKIITAAGVSSGIDMALTLAARIAGDEVAQSIQLGIEYDPQPPFSAGSPETAPPHVVAKLRERLRARLEASAAAPAQKA